tttgaattgaaatatgaaCTTAATAGCCAAAAGGAGTACATGGaatattttaacttaaaaatgGCGAATATCTGACAAGCGCTTCGTATTTCTATTTTCCATATTGAAGaacatatattttgtattgtataaTTTTAGAATATGTTTGTGGTAGTTCGAGCATTTACGTTTTCTTTAGTTGTACTGTGGATTTTGACTATAGATATGTCCGAGTAACCACGATACGTTTATGTGATAATATGAAATAGCAAATCCTCGTTTTTTGAGTCTATTTCCATCGATTTGAATTTGAggattggaaaaaattgaatatagttATAATCAGTAAAATGCATTAGGAACATAggaaaccaaagaaaatttttcataaaagccGAAGAGACTATTATTTACGATCTTCAAATGATAGGTATCATGTTTACTGTAATATTTATACAATCCATTCTCTGAAAGTCCTACAGTTTTGTTACTTCATGGCATTCGGTATTTTCTCAAATGTGAAGTAATcatgaaattattcattaaaatattgcTCTTATGAACActctgtttacactaccactacaccaacactcacgattacactagTGCGCATttccttcagtctctgaagacgataacttggttttcgaaacatttcaattccaaagtatcttcataaataataatgatagtcagaatcgtctgaactagagtcatcatttgattgaattctTAAGGGTTATGGaaagggtgataccacatattaatcttctttgataacatgcacaacatagtttttccaaagctcttggcggtctcCTGCTACAACTTTtttacgagttctacaacctctttactcagttctggagactgatttcattttcgtaattctgttTACGTTTACGTTGTCCTTTTTTACGATATCTAACtggaaaaagaatatttttttcagaaacaaaTGGTAAAATTTGAGCTTCGCCactactactatttggtatcttaaggtGTTGCCGCGAGTGGTAGGATGCGTTATCTATAACGATTAGTGATTGTGGTGGAATattaggtaaaagctgttctAAATCCTTATTATCAAATTcctacctgtctttattctcactacactgtgaaATTTCATTGTCTTTATTCGCCCATGGCCTAAAGAACaaactatttctatttatttgaagaaatttatgaattaaatgaatctcaccaagcgACGCAACTGCTTATCGCAGGATGTAttgcaggaatatttcaaataaattgggTACATATCCCTTCTGATAGCTTCGGAAAATCGAAAATCATTTATGTTCACGAtgcgatgttttcattggtaaacagtggaaaTGATAAGTCTACGTGTACTGACAGTTTGTTGGATGCTTACCGAATTTTATATTGGAGTGAAcatatttcatttcttaatttggtatgagtatGTATTGTCTTCTGGAGagttacatttgaaaaaattaaagttgtctactccagagcgtcctgAAAGCGTTTTGCAGTAAGGAACTGTCAttgtcactacatggaacactcaaaacgcaactttcggtatgtaaatgaatacagaacgaacacaactttcagatggcgttgtctaaaaaatactttgaaagaAGTCTGCCAGTATTATACGAGAATTGTTCCAATGATTATCTCAAATTTAGTTATTTCGCTCAAAAAATTGGTATCACAGAGAGATATGGAAATGTATAAACCCATATTTCtggttttgtcaaaaataaaatatttctacacACAATTTTCCACAATTTGATCAATGTCTATTCTATTAGAATCTTGAAAGTCGATATTATTTCTGAATTAATACAATTAtcaattaatgaattgaatgtttttttttctgttggaGCTTTCAAAGTTTTTTCATGGTCCACTTGGTCGAATAAGTTCACAAGAAATATAGGACTAGAATTCTGTGGAAACTGtatgaatgaataattgaataaaggACTGCAAAACAATGTTAGAAATACCTTACCCCTTGATAGGGTCATCCGTCTATTTGTATTTTACCGTTCTAATAAGATATGTAGGTTGTCTGTCTCATTGTATTCGTAAGTCAAAATTACATCACATACCAACGCTTGTTCGTACCCCTATAGACGAAAAACTTTACTAATGAAGGTAGATTGTTTTTCTTCTTGTGtgatgataattttcattagtaTGACTTTTCACTAATTACTTTCCAAATGGATCAAAATATTGGCAATACGGCAAGCGCTACAAAAATCTGATGATCATATTATTAGTTATGTCATATTTTGAGGCACAATATGAAGGCGAACAAgttattttagtatttaaaaatatcttaatttctcaatttttcaattttattacatatcaTTATCACAGtaagtttacaattttttcataccaTGAAATAAAACAGAGAAGTTCCGCAAAATACGCGTTCTTTTCTCTGTCATCATCTCTTCATTTGTGTAAAGTTTCTTTCCACCATTCCAGTTTCGTAACAAATACTAATCAGAGGAAGGCAGATCAGGTGATTTTAGCAAATGAGGCAATAAATCCTAACTTAGTTAATCTGAGGTTTATATATATTCCACAGATGTAGAACAAACAAAGAGATCCATTAATCTTGCAAATGGTCGTTTATATGAGTATCACCATTTATAaaggttgtttgaaaagtttctgaCCTAACAAGAAAAGGagacattattttcaataatcattcTCATTTTTCAACCTTTTCTCCTCTTTAATCTTTCCAGATAATAGGTGACTCTTTCTTTCTCAAAATAGGCAATCAAGTCTCTCCTGCAACTGGTACTTCAAGGATAGGAAACATTAAAAACTATCATATCAAGTGAATTCAAAAGGTGGTCAATCAAGTTCAAATGAAATTCGTGATATCTAGTCGTAGCGATAACCAAGAGCACTTTCTTGTCCACCAAATGTGGTCACTATTCTGCAATCAATCGTAAGACTCTTCTGTTATTGTTTCACCATTTTgaagatagtcaatgaacaCAATTCTGTAACTTTCCCAAAAAACAAACGTTCGCCCTTCACAATTCACCGTCTTGATTGTTTTTTCGCTCAGATCATAAGTGAGCAGTCGCTATTCCCAACGCGCAGATAGCTTATGTATGCATGGTTCTTCAGTCAGGATATGACTAATGCGGTTGTCGCAATTTGTGGCCGTCCTAAACACTTCTCGTAAGGAAAGCGATACGCCTCCGTTTCAATTGACAAAAGTTTTCATTGCcttccaaaaacaaatattcattgaCGCTCCAAATTCAATTTGTCCATTTTCagcaaaaatattcaaaacgaCTCATACGATTTTCATACATGAACATAGCGTTCAAATTGCTGAATGTTTAGTGAGTTTCTCTTGACGTATGcacaaatatatttcccaacaAGAGCTAACAAGAATCAGACTATCTAATAACTTTCGGCAATCGATTCCAATTATTAGGCACAATGAGAAAAAACGTAACTCTTTAGAAGATGCAATGTCCTATGttaacaaatatgaaaatttcaaataacttcaTGGCCAATTTTATGAGCctaaaattcgaaataataataagaataatttccAATCAAATCTATATTCAACGAGAATATAGAATGAGAATGATCAATATAATGATAAATCAACAAACAATTATCCATACCATTAtcaatataacaataataacaattataacaataattcgTGGATTACAAGAAAGCGTTTGATAGTGTACCTCATTCCTGGCTTGTGGAGGTCTTGCAGTTTTACAAAGATCACCCAAGTATTGCCAGCTTCCTTTTAACCATGATGAAGGGATGGCGAACCAGCCTGCATCTGCAAATCGGTCCAAACTCTCTCAGTACTGACGAAATAACCATTCGTAGCGGAATACACCAGGGTGAATCCTTGAGTCCGTTGTGCAATGAATCTCCTATCTACAATGCTCAATGATACAAAGTACTTATTCAACATTAAAGCCAACAGATACACCAACTGTACCATCTCCCATCTTTTTTACATGGACGATAACAAGCTATACGCAGCAGAGTTTGGTCTGCCCAATTGCAAGACTCCACATATCCACCAATGCAAGTGTTTGGTTTGAGGAAAAACGTATTCCGATCAAATAAGATACCTGTACATAAATTATAAAGGCCAGAGCCGATATCTACGACATCGAgacattttaataatattcctAACAAAAATAACGTCAACAGTGGGAGATATCATAATCAACAATATTTCTAAAGACAAAATGAACAATTGAAGAATCATATAATAACGattgtaattataaaaatggaaagaacAGAAGAAATGATAGATAATTCAGAAAATTCCCCCCAATTGGAAGAAGACATGAATAATAAATCCGTAAATCTTCGAAACGAGCATCgtaaaaagaattgaaaacagttgaaataaatattgctGCTAATAATCCATATAACAAGTTATGCAATTCAGATATCTGGTCATAGACATATCAAGTACCCATGACCCAGTTAAAGACCTAAGAAGCCAGATTAACAAAGCATCCGCACTATCAGGATGCCTACGAGATATAGTCTGGTCCAACCCGTACATGcgcaaatatagcaaaattagAATCTACAAGACTTGTATCAGACCTATCATAACGTACGGCACGGAAGTCCGCGAGGACACCAACAAGACGAAAAAAATGCTGAGGGTGGCCGAAATGAAAACACTGAGAACAATAGTGGACAAAACAAGAAGAGACAGAGTAAGAAATACAGATATCAAAGAGCAATGCGGGATACAAGACACTGTGAGATGGGGAAACCAACGTAAGAGGCAGTGGTACAACCATGTAAGACGGATGGACGAGAACAGACTTCCGAGAATAGTCCTAGTAAATAACCCGCTCGGCTCAAGGCCTCCCGGGAGACCACCTAAAAGGTGGAAAGTTAGTTGGCAATCCACCTCTCAGGAAAAGATGCAGAGGCAGCTTCAGAATTAACAGATCGACAGATctccaagaagtagaagaagaataATCCATTACCATGTAATGAAAATCCTTTGTTCGATACTGATAGTAATGAGTCTTTGTTAAGACCTGTTATCGCTGAATAGAATTACCCTTACTGAATTCATCATTcaaatggtaataaaaaatcttcattaGTAAGTAGAACGATCCAATTTCAGGCAGAGATACCCGCTTCATTTATAATGGTActataaatttcatattatatgattttcattattttttcgatggtatcatagtttttgaaattatgattagtattcaaagaaatattgatttcagTAGCAAATAATTAGTTAGTAAACAAGTCTCGATTCCCATAGAATTCATGTAGATACTAATTAATATAATCAGTTgtctgaaaatttttgaatacgtTTTTAAGTACCGATTGATAAAAGAACGTtggtttaataaaatttgaaatactctTGGAAAGACAAAGAGAAAATTATCTCCTTCAAAGCAGTCTGAATTTAGATGAATTATGAGGTATAACGATAAAGTAAGAAgttgtagaaataaataatctcTCTAATTTGGGTAATGTGGAACAATTATTTTGCGAAGGCTATAAATATTGAAGAACGAGAAAACTGGCAAAGAGCCACTAATTATTTCATCAAAGAAGGAGAATTGTGTGAACAAAACAGTATATCCCGAGAAATGATCCAGTAACttattattaatgataataacGAAAAGTTTAGATCGTGATTTAAATTTGTGAGAGGAGTTGTATTTATACGCTAGGTATTTATATGAAAACCTGTATGAGAAGGTTTATTGTCGTTATACTCTTGAGGAATACATTCAAACAAAATGACACATAAATTCATTCAAGTTTCTGCGTTTATATTTGCTTTTGACTTAACgagaatgaataataaaaatggtgaatcttgataaaatataattatttgacaGTTTTTATTGAGTGAATTACAGTTAGGTTGATAATGTTAAAAGCCACTGTTCAAGTAATATACTAGAAGCCTacctcttcattattttatagcAAAACTAAGGATTGTGTGATTGATTAGAaggtttatatgaaaattttgaaaatagcttCCAGCAAATACTCAACAAAAGACAGTAATCATCATACAAACTAAATCGGATTCAAATATACAAACACAccaagttattttgaatatatttgaatgtttttaaaaggaaaatattcagtaatctgataatgcaataataataagaattgctgaattaactaaagtaaataaattttaagcaAGTtgacgaggtataataatgatttttttctattttctaggTAAGATTACAATTAAGTTCATCTGTGTAAATAACGGCGTatcatttataatgattcgattgctttttaacgaatactttcttaCATAAGatgaacatatttttgaaaaaaaaaaattaaaaaaataataaattttataatctgcaattgatattagaagaacTAATAAATGGATTGAACATTTTCCTCGTAAGAATTTGGTTTCGAACGATTTACCTTGTTCCATCTGCTTCCTTCTGAAAAAGCTGATGAACTTTATAACTGTTGATGATAGATCAGGATATGACTCCTGGACGTATTGCTGATGTAATAGATTCAACCATCAAACAGATTGGAATAATTGTAAAATGTAATAAGACCAGAAATAGGAAAAACTCGGTGTTTTTATGTGCCGCAGGAGTTGACTAAAGTTTCCGATAAAAATATAATGCAGCCATTTTTCGAGAGCTCAATAACCACCGTGTAAGGATAGTGAATAAACAGATAGGACAGAATATCCCGGATTAATGGCTCTTGAGGTGTGTATGGTAGAATAGCAGATCACAGAAGGACATTCAGAAGAGAGTTTATTAGTAGATCGAGCATTGTTTTTCATATTGGACACACAATTGGGACTCTGATCATCATTACATCATTATCATATTGGAcacaatttgttatttattccaTATTTGGTATTTGCTAGTTAACTATCCCATTGCTGGGTGAAAATTTCTCAATCTCtgtttttgaaatgttattgaatgttttttgttcattgcgcatctatatttcatttttctgcCTTTTAGTGTTAGTTCGGATTTCTGATTATTTTCTCGTGGTTTATTTCGAGTAGGTTTCTAGTATTTTAGTAGTACTAGATTCCCTTTCTCCAGATACATTTTGATATCCTCATCGAAGCATCTTTTCTTGAAGCCAAGAATTTGTTCCATTGATCAATCCCAGTTTATTGTCAAGATACTCTTGCATTTCCTGTCTCGCCTCGTTTTCCTGTGTCATCAATACGATATCTTCTTTTTATTGGTTACTTTTCGTTTTTCTGAGAGTTCCTTGATTTTCCTTATTACTCTTTTTAAAAGTGTCCTCTATTTGCGTCCTCAACTCTATAACTCTTCACATCTTTCACTTCTGTCCGATGTTTCTTTTTTCTATCAACATATCGTCAATATGGTTCTTAATTCTCTCATCTTGTAAAATCCATGTTATTCTATGCATTTTACGGTTATAGCTGGTGCTAACTATCTTCACATCTTGTTCCAAATTTAATAGTAACTTTCCATTTTCTTAGTCTTCACAACTGTTACTTTCCTGTATAGCGTTTCACTTCTCGCTTTAACATTCATATCTTCTACCACAATAAAACTAATATTCTCTATTTTCCATAGGATCTGATTATCTAATGAGATATTATGTTCGAATTATTATATGATCAAATTAtgaaagtatctaaaaatgaCAAAAGTTATCTTTCAAACACACTTCCCGGATTCCAAACAAAATAACGATTTCTTGGCTATTGCTCCAGTACAGGTTCATACTGGCTATGACACGGCCAAAAAGATAAGAAACTATGAGGGGTAAACTGGGCCGTTGAATTGAGTGTTTTTTATGTGCTACTCATGtgttgaattgaaataattttcacttaaaCTAATCTAACAAGAAACAATTAATATATGGGTGTGCTAGTTAAGTTCTTGACTAAGAATTTTTGGactttttgggaaaaaattcaaGAGTCGAAATTCTCTGCTAAGACTCGTACGACGAGCAGAGCACTAGTCTGAAAAAATCTTGAATTGTTGGTACTGGTTGCATACGAATTATATGCTCGTTAAATTGTTAACTACTCAAAATTTTTGGGCTTTTTTCGAAATAGGAAATTTTGACGACTCTGTCTATTCGCGTATGGTGAGCAGGCGCCATTATATTAGAAATGACTCGTATCGAAATGCGGAGTGCACAAGAATTACATGCTATTGATATGTTTTTCGCGTTTTCCATGTATGATcattgaaaatcttttttttttttctataaaattcaaaaGTCGAGTTTCTCTGCTAACACTTTTTTGGCGAGCAGTGCAAtagtatgaaaaaatgttaaatcgAAACACTGTTTGCATATAAATTATGTGCTCTTTATGCGctcattgaattttttactcaatttttttgagCTTTTTTGGTAATTCCATAAGATGTACGGTAGAGCTGCAGCTCTGAGCTTAAAAATATCGTTACATTCTACGAAACACTAACATTAGGATTTCCATGTACAGAGAAAATGTAATCTAATAATTTAATGGTGGAACCAGAGCTCGGGGCATCCTTCAGTATCCTCACTTTCAGCCGTTTGGATTTTGCATTAATATAACTTTTACATTCAAACGCTTCAGCATAATCCAGATGTATTCGTTCGCAATTAACACCAGGAACATTCCATCTTCGTCGCCGATTTTGTATATTGAACAGAAAAGACGCTAGTTATGTGAACAGCTTGGAATTGTTGAAAACATATCGAATAACAATAATGATATTCTctgattcaatttatttcaaacagATTCGAATTTCGAATTGagtaacaaaataattcacatgATTCGTCTTTCACATCttaaacgaataaaaatatcGAGGGTTTCTAAGGGTGAAACTGTTGACCAGCATTATATTTTCTAGTTTCTCACTAAACGCCCTGAAAGGAAAAGCGTTTTGCATCTTATAGGAACTGACAGAATACTATATTATAATACAAGTAACAGAAGGAGTTTTATTCAACTAAGAGTTCCAAATTCGGACACAAGCACGTAGCGTAAGTAACCGAAGGAACGAATGCTGGAAAGGCCTTCTGTTATTAgtgttttatactattttctctgTTTCAGCTTGtatccatttcatttatttatagaaaaaatgtagGAATATACATTAGGAAAATAACACCTCAACGTGGATATTTGATAGttgtttttggaaatattacTTGTATTTAAAAGTTTCCTCAAGTCATTCCTTTTTAAGTTTAGATGTTCCAAGAAATTTCTTCACTGTAGATTCgtatattttatctatattgtATGACAACGTTTACTATGTCTAAAaactcattataatttattgtattgaaTTAACCTCACAACATCCTCACACACTACagaaattaccaaaaatcgttcaagaaaatattaCCAGGAGTGTCACAATAACTGTAAGTACAACATTAATGAGAATGTATAACTCATGGTACGTGTTTGaattgatattgaattttttctgtaaCTCACCACTCTTATATTTTGTCCATTGGAACATTTAAACTATCATTTGTATATTTAGAACTTCatgataaatatctaaataaattttcatcgtaCGTCCTATCGCATTCTTTCCcttgttcaaaaattattttctaatttgaaaattgattatgtGTGTATATCTCTATTACAATTCCAATTAgtacatcaattcttatacagTATTGTTCTATTTATAACGTACATAATATATCTCTCCATTATTCACGAAGTTCTCATTATTGGATCGAGTCTTTGTGACGAAATTTATTGACGTATTCAATTAACGTATGTCTAAAGCTGGCACACATTTCCATGTATCGATAAAGTTTTTCCACTGAAGCGAATCATTTCTACAAAGGCAGGTGtgtgaatttaatttaaaaataattttctgttcatATGGAATCAATAGTGAAGGCAATCAACAATTTTTAAGATAGCATATTATTATAACAACGTTCTTAGTCGCTGATTTGTCACTGTTTTTCAGGTTATACTCTATATTATTGTCATTAGATCATTTATCTAAAGCATTGCATATAATAAACGCGAGTATGACGCGCTCCAGACTTTCATGAATGTTACAATCACACCCCAAATTCAAAGTCCCCCcattaagtctttatcaaaatatgatattgtcAATGACaacttgtttatttatattgatctagaCATAATCTTCATcatgtatatcaaaataattataaaatcaacttataactttgttctaaaaaaaaattgatttttccttggtcccttcatctcaaatatatagcagtcatcaattaaattatttgtagttttattagaaatctcaaaataaaactatgaatttcgctttttcgttcttatgaatgtgaccATTTCTAATAATtcccttttttgtgtattagattccgttgcaagaatttttgaatcttttcaAACGCACAGTTTTCCCAGAAAATTGGAAAACTTGATTCTCAAAAATCTTTCGCGCGAAAATATGCGTTTTGGACAAAAGTTGCCGGGAATTTTATATACTACAATTTTGCAATCCACTATTTTCCCCAGTTAAGCATACTTTTCGAAATAATGcaagaaaatttcttaaatctTCTGCGCATCCTCGAGTGGCTTAACTATACAAAGTAggataaaatttttgatgacAAAGTTgaaggaaatttattttctacaacTGATTTGGATTAAGTTTATCACCGGGACACATAGTTTTCTCGCAAAATGTGGAAATAAGTGCAGAAACAGCAATTTTTGGTATATATGTCAATATCGTTGCCCCCTCGCATTTTCGAGACTGCGGCCAAAATACATCGGAATGGACTGCTCTTGTTGCTGTGGAGAGAATTTCTCTGTAAAATAACTAATTTGAGTGGACTATTATTTTCTATACAAACTATGAAATCTGCTCGTGTATGTGATTGTTTCCACTGACTTTCGCgtatatttcataattatggAAACGACATTCTCTTTTCCAATTGTAAGTTGTGAGTGATTTGTTTGTTGCTTTGTTGTAAGCTGCTTTATAAGCAGCAGTCTTGCAGTCAGATTGTGTgtttaatacaatttattcaaaacaatgtggAGTTTCGTCGTGAGAACATTCTCAACCTAATACAAACAAGACAGGTAGAGAATTTATGGCCCACGTGTTCACAAAATGTGGAAAACATTTATTAGAATCTTGGTTGAGAAGCTACACATAGTGAAGGTATGAACGAGTAGCTTTCGTTTTGGAAAAGCACATACGGAATTTCCACTTTATTTCAATAGATGATCTATCGATGAGAATAAAGTATAAATGCGCGTTACAAACTATTTATAAGttctttttttctgaaaaacgaacatttttaGATTAAGTTCACCTTCTTGTAATTTCTATATATCACactcaattttgaaatatagaatTGGAAGCGACATTTAAAGACattaaaatatggaattttcTGTTGACATCCGAATAAGTTGAGTTGGAGTTTTCTTTTCGTCATATCTAGTTTTCAACGAGCGTAATGTCATTCAAAAAGGCACTATCAATAAACCACAAGTAATAATAATAGCCGACAGTAAACCTGGAGGATGTTCATATGcaccattttttttatgataactttTTTGTTGGTATGATTCCACTTTATCGTATTAACAGAGACTTTgagaataatattattaataagccaataaattaattaataatttgatacaATTTAAGATGGAAGGAGCAGCATAGTAGTCACCATTCATACCATTAAACAAAGTAATGCACCTAATACAAGAATAACATACACGTTGGCACTGTTTAGTTAATGATTCCATTGGAGCTTGATACGAACGCAAGACTTTTCTCTTCTAGCTATGTCTTGATCTTATTCGGAACAAAAGGGAAGAAAAAATTACCAGAATAACTTAGAACAATTT
This genomic interval from Diorhabda sublineata isolate icDioSubl1.1 chromosome 7, icDioSubl1.1, whole genome shotgun sequence contains the following:
- the LOC130446869 gene encoding uncharacterized protein LOC130446869, encoding MRKYSKIRIYKTCIRPIITYGTEVREDTNKTKKMLRVAEMKTLRTIVDKTRRDRVRNTDIKEQCGIQDTVRWGNQRKRQWYNHVRRMDENRLPRIVLVNNPLGSRPPGRPPKRWKVSWQSTSQEKMQRQLQN